CCGCCATAACTGACAGTGCTGCAGCACCGTTAAAAATGACTGTACTCGATACGTATGGCCAGCACGGTTAAAACTGGCGGTGCGTGCCGGAATGCAGACTTACTTTGGCTTATCCGGCCAGGTGATATCCGGCGCAGCTGACACGTCAATACGGCTCAGCAACACGCGGTACTTTTTCCATTCAGTCAGGCGGGCAGTTTCTTCTTCCGTCGCCATAACGGTATCAACCGCATCCTGCAGCGGCGCGATAACCCGGTTTGCCCCATCCATTTCGGCTGCCAGCCTGCTGCTGGCAATCAGCGCCGCATTTTCAGCATCTGTTACCGGGGCAGTAAAGACGCCGTCACTGTAGCGATAATTTATATCGGGCTGTTCGGGCAGCGCGGTGATATCCACCCATACCAGCGACGGGTGGTAAAGTTTTTCAGGCTTCACATTCAGTGAGACTATTTCAGCAACGCGCTGATCTTCAATACGGGCATACGTTTTCATCAGCTGAATTCCTCAATAAAAATAACGCCGTCCGAACCGTAGTTGCCAATAAAGGGATCGGTTCGGGTATTACCGCCACCTCCAGCCCCAAAGGTTTTTCCTTTACCGGATAAATTATCGTCCCCGCTTCGCTTGCCGCCACCCCAGTAACTTACACCGCCATCACCAGAACCGCCCCGATAAGGGTTTGCGCTCGTCGAGATAAGGCCTGGCGCATCGCTGCCGTCACCGCCCTGAATATTCAAATCTCCACCGATAGCTGTTCCGCCCGCGCCGCCCGCATCACCCGACGAAGTATTCACGCCGTTGCCCGCCGTCAGCAGGCCATTGAATGTGCTGCTCGTTGCGGACAGGGTTTCATCGCTGCCACGACCTACCACGCCGGGGTAAGTTTTAGTTTCGTCCACATTCAGCCAGGCTATAACCGTGCCGCCCGCGCCGCCGCCTGCGCCACGGCTTGTTAAGCCGCTGCCCCATCCGAGATAGCCGTAGCCTCTGCCCCCGCCGCCTGTCAGGATAATTTTGATACGTTTCGTCCCGGGCGTAGGTTTGTAGTTGATCGCCCCCGGGGTGGTGAAAATCTGCTGACCAATAAAACGCCCGGAAAACTTTTCTGTTAAACCAAGGTTTTTGAGAACGTCAACAATCAGACCAGCGTCATTAATTTCAGACAAGGCATTTTCGATTTGAAGGTACTGGCTGTGCGGATTACCAGCATCGGTATGCTTTTTCATTACGCTGTCTGCGTATGCCTTCACCTCAATCACGGCATCATCAACATATTTACGCGTCGCCAGCACCACTGACGGATCGATTCTCAGCGTTACCGCTTCGGTACTGCTCACAATCAGGATCACGCGAATGACCTGTACGCGACCGCTACCTTCCTGCAACTGCGGTTTATAAGTCTCTGCACAGTTGGCAACCGCAATCATATCGCCGTCTTTATCAAACAATCCGATCTCACGGATCCACCATCCGCCCACATCTTCCGGTATCACCTGTTCAGCAATAATCTGGTTGGTGTTTACCGGGTCGATGGTCAGCATGTTGAGCTGAGCACGGTGTACCTCATGCGTCAGTGCGATCTGCGCCGGGTTCGGTGTCGGCAGCACACCGTTACCATCACCCACAGCCATATGGGTGATTTCTACCTTTGCACCCAATGCCGTGGCATTAGCCAGTTTTGCCGCCCCGATATTGGTTAACAGGGCATAATATTTAGTCGCCACTTGCGATCTCCACGGTATCAAATAAATGGACTGCCGCGCCGGTGTAGTCACTTCCGCCCACGGACAGGGTTTCAGGAAAATAGGGATAAACGGTCAACGTATCGCCGATATAACATCCCACCCCGGCTTCGATATATCCCTGGGACTGAAGCGAAAGAGACAGGCCAGTAAGATGGCGGCTTCTCGGCTTCGCATCGTCAATAAGGCGCTCAAGCTCAAGATAGGTTTCCTCCGTAATACCCTGTTCCTGAATACCGATTTCAAGCTTAAAGGTTCCCGGCTCTTCGTCGCTCTGCCACCATTCGATCACGCGCAGCAGAAAGCCGAACGGTTCAACGACACACTTCAAAGCGGAAATAGTGCCCTTCTGACGGTGAACCAGCCAGGAGGCTTTGATTACCTGCCGTTTGGTCTGTTCCGACCAGTTCTTATCCCAGCGGTCAACTGACGACGCCCAGGCAAGATAAGGCAGAAGATCAGCCGGGCATTCGTCCGGGTTCCACAGCTTGCGCAGGTCAACAGGAATATCGGTAAGCCGTTCCGTCACCTTCTCAGTACTTCGCATGAAACCGCTGGCCGAAGGCGGCAGCATGTTGTTATTCATCGGTGCCCCCGGTCTCTATCGTGAAGGACTCACACCGCGCCGCCTGCGTATCGGCGATCACAATATCGCTGGCAGGCTCCAGCAGCTCCACCCTCTGCACGCCCTGAACATGCAGCGCCGCCATAATGGCTGAGCGGGCAACGTCACGGCCAATCTTGCCCTGCTGATTAAGCCAGCACTGAAGCGCGTCCTGCGCGGCGGTATGGATGGGTTCAGACTCCGGGCCAGGGTAGAAATACAGCAGCGCATTGATCTGATAATTCACGATCTCCGCTGCCTGAACGGTCAGACGATCGGCAACGGGGCGTTTGTCGTCAGCAGACAGCGCCTTATCCACCGTCGCCAGCAGTTGCGCACTGGCGGTACCGTCGCCTTCAGTGGACAAAACCGAAACCACCACCACGGCAGGCGACGGACTTATTGCTTTGGCGTCCGCCACTTTGCCGCTGGCACTTTTGGCAAAATATTCATATGCGCCAGTTGGCCCCGCCACGCTAAGCCCTTCAAATGCAGCCTGCGCGCGCAAACGCAGTGCGGTATCGCTTTCCGTTACCGCGTCAGTGGTTGCCGTCTCCGGGGTGATGATCAGACGTTCGGTGTTCAGGTTGCCCGCGAGATTATCAAGATCGGACGATACGGCATGGCTCAACATGCACGCTGCCGCGCCGTCATTAATACGCTGCCTGAGCATCATTTCACGGTAGGCAACCACCTGGGCGATCACATTCAGCGGTTCGGATTCCAGTTCCAGCGCGGCGGCAACAGATGCCTGCTGCTCCTGCGGAAATGCCACCAGCATCACGGCTTTGACCTCGCTAAGAATGACTTCAAAGTCCAGGACTTCGATAATTTGCGGTTGCGGTAGCTGCGATAAATCAACGGTTGCCATTGCTGCCACTCCTGAGCGTCAGCGCAGTGCCTGCCGTCTGCATGGTTTCGGTGATAATGCCGACCAGTTCAGCGGTGACAGCGCCATCCTTTGAATAACTGATATTGATGCCGTTCAGGGCAACACGCGGTTCCCACATCGTCAGGGCGATCACTGCTGCACTCATACATTGCAGGCGCGCCACTTCGTTCTGTGGTTCATCCAGCAGATCGGGGATCATGCTGCCGTAATCCCGTCTCATCACCCGGCTTGCCAGCGGCGTGGTCAGTATGTCGCGTACTGAATTCCACAGCTGATCGGTATCGGTAAGCTGGCCCGTGCCGTCCGGATTCATGCCGGTATAACGAACAGTCATAGCGGTGCCCCTGTAGTGCCGCCGCTGTCGCCAGGGTGTTTATGCGTGTGCAGCACCTTGCCGTTAGACGAAAGCGATCCGCCAGAATGAGTTACATCACCCTTCATCGTGCCGCCTTCCGTCAGTTCAAACGTCCTCACTTTCAGATGATCGGTGCATTCAACCACCGGCGTTTCAAGCTTGACGCTGGCAGAGGCTTTGATATGTGCGGTCTTCATGCCCTGCGCTTCCAGCGCGCTGGCTTCTGCGTCATAGCGGAAAGAGGCACCGTCTGGCGCTGTCAGCACAATCTCTTTCAGGCTGCTGCCTGGCGCAGGGTGATCGTTGCTGTAGATACTGCCGATAATGACCGCCGTTTCAGGATTGCCGCCAATACAGCCCAGCCAGACCTGTTCACCCACTGAAGGCGGTACCCAGATACTGAATGCCCCGGCGCGCGTGGTGTTCCAGCGCAGCCAGTCGGTCTGAAGTTCGCCGCTTTGCACACGCACGCGCCAGCTCTCTTCATCAACGGCGATAACGACGCCGACACGAAGGATATTTTCCAGAAGGCGGATCAGTTCAGCGCTCATCGTGCGGCACTCCCCAGGCTGTTAACCACCTGTTCCGTAATCATCTGCTCATCGCCAGCGGTAAAGCCCAGCAGCTCACGCACCGGATATTTAGCAAATGCACCCGACCCGACCTGATCGCGCTGGCCGTACTGGTGCACACGCGCAATGCGTGCCGCCACGCCGTCATAACCCACGGATGTGCCGCCTGCATCAGCGCGCATTTTGAGAAAGCGATAGCTGCGTAACCGCTGAAACATCGGCGTCTTTTTCGTGGCGTTTCGGCGCACTGCACGCGTGTTTATTTCGATATAGCGCTCAATATCACTGCGGTAAAACGTGCGGATATCATTGCGATCTTCGTCAAAGCCGGTAAGGGTACGCCCGTACTTGCCCCGGCCACCGTGCCAGTTTTTGAGGCGACGGATCTCACCCTGCCAGACAAATACAATACCCTGCTGAGAACGCAGCACCCGGCGACGGCGGGCAGGATATGGCGAACCTTTCGGGTTTTGCTGCGCTTTGATGCGCTGTTGCTGGCTCTTTCGCAGTGCCTGACCAATCGCGCAGGCCGTGCGAACACGTCCGGCCTGCGAGGTGCCCGCCAGTATGTCGCTGAAGACCTGATCCAGCTCACGGAAGAGATCGTTACTCATGCGCGTCAGCCTCCCACGTCACAGCGTCAAAGATGCCCCGCCAGTCATCCCCGTCAGAAACGATGCGGGGTTTAGGTTCTGGCAAATGCTCAGCACGGGGGATCCCGTTTTCATCCAGAGTGACCCTGACGCGTTCACGTATTGGCATTTCAAAAAGAATATCGGCGGTATCGTCGTTATTGATAAGGGTTGTAAATTTAATGTCCCGGTTCTTCTCCGGGTTCAGCAGCAGATCGGGCTGGTTGTGCCAGAGCCATGCCATTAACGGCAACGTGAAATCATCAATATCACCGGCAAAGTTCATCACAAACAACACCAGGGTATAGCGATACATAAACGAAGGCGTCTCGCCGGTCGTCTCGATGTTCCCTTCTTCCACAAAAACGGTGAAGGCTTCAGGATTGGCCCTGCACCATTTGTTAGCGCGGGTCAGGGTCTCGCGTAGTGAATCAGCTTTCAGCATGGTGATACCTTCTTAGCGCCCAAAACGTTCAATCGCGCCCGCAATGATCAGCAGATAAATAAGCGTCCAGTAGGGGTGAGCGCTCAGGTAGTCGGATAAGGTCATTGTGAGGCCCTCGCGTGGTCAGTCAGTCTTTTCAGGCGGCGCAGATCGAGATCGGCTATCGCCGCCTTATCGGCATTGCAGGTATCCAGCGCATCGCGCAGGCGATCACTCCAGATAGCTATCGCGCCCCACGTTACCGGAGCGGTCAGTTCCGGCGCTGGCGTTGCTGCCGTCAGGCTTTCCGGTACCGGTTCGTGCACGATTTTCATTTGTGGCTGCGGCGGTACGGTGTTGCAGGCTGTTACTGACAGAAGCAGGCACAACAGTATTGGCACACGTATCGTCTTTGATAGCATCGCGCATGTTTTCACGTCGCATTTCTCCCTGGGTATTTCTTTGCTGTTCGGTTGCCCGCAACTGTGCAAGGACTTCGCGGGCGTCAGCAGTCAGTGCCCGCAGCTCTCCCAGCACCTCACCATTACTCTTCACCTCGCGGGAAAACACTTCATTGCGAACGGAGTCTTTACCGCGTTGATGCGTCTGCCAGAGCAGGCCACCAGATGCCAGCGCCAGCAGCACGCATAAAATGGCTGTGATCTTCATTTCTCTGCTTCCATGTCACGCAGGCACCATGCCTTAAAATCTGTTCTCCGGTTAACTAGCCCCTGGCTGCGCTTACCGCCACTGTTTACAAAGTCCGTCAGCCGGTTACACATCGCTTTCCACTCATGTGCCTGCGCCTTCTTCCAGATGGTCGTGCGCTGTATTCGCTTCTGGTTGTCCGTGTACCACATCAGGCCAGTGCACCCCACGTTAAGACCGGCGTCCGCCATTGCCTCAAAGGCAGACTGGGGCATATACCCGCCTTCGAAATTCTGGTTAATGCAGTTTTCGGCGTGCCGCATATCGTTAATCCAGCGACCGGCGGTCTCGCTGTCGCTGTACTCCCGCCTCTCAACACGCCCCGTCGAACCAATTCCGACCGTCAGCACGCCAGCCGTGCAGTAATACGGTGTGTTCCGGCAGTCTTCCCAGCCAGCAATCTTTTGCTGGCCTTCAGCCGTTGTGCGTAACGCGCCCGGACTCAGCGTGATACCCAGCGCAACAATGGCTGCAATGGAGCACTTTTTAATAAGCTGTTTCATCTTCCGGCTCATTCTGTTGCAGAAGGTCAAGCGCCCGGCGCTCTGACTCACTCATTTGCCTGTGCGATGCCTGCTCCAGAATCTGATTAATCAGCTCGTTGCGGCGTTTTTGCCCCCGCTCGATGCGGGCGCGATAGAGCCATCCACGGGCACCAAAAACCATCCCGACGAGAAGACCTGCCAGCGCAATCTTTTCGCTCAGTGTCATTACGCCGATACTCGTGACCATTGCTGACATAGTGAATGTCAGCCAGTCATTCAGGCGTTGAAAAAAACTTAACCCCATAGCTGCACCATCTCTTGTATCGCTTTATGCGCGATTTCCGGCAGCTCAATCTCCTGACCGGCATCAAGAAAAACCTGCTGGCTCAGTCCTGGATTGGCAGATAACACTTTTTCGGTAACGCCCTGCGTGGTGCCGTAGTGACGCCAGCAAAGCAAATCCACGGTATCCCCCTGCAATGCCTTCACTTTCATCAGCAAAGCTCTGCATAGAGTCGTGGTGTGTCGCGAATATCGGCGATACTCCAGCGGGCATCCCGCCAGAGATCATCCCTTTGCAGGTCAAGCGCGGCGGCGTCTTTGTCGCCTTTCGCCGTAGTGTCAACGTCGCGATAACCTTCAAGTACCAGCGCCCTGGCAATCGAATAAACCGCACGATGGAAGCGGTACACCTTCATGTTTTCACCGTTGATCATCAGCTTTTCCGTCTCACCTGACGGCAGAACCGAGGGCACATCTTCCAGTGAGTTAAAACCTGCTTTTACTTGGCCGGTGCGCCAGTCCAGCAACTGAGCGGTAACATGGGCTACCGCTTCAGTGGTGACGTGCATCAACCTGGACGTGGTGATACCGCCAGTGATACGCGCGGCCAAACGAAGATCGGCAAGCTTAATCACCGGCCAAAAGTCCCCGGCGCTGACGGTGGCATCACCATCATTAACATCAGGCGTATCACTGTCGGCAGGTAACACGCGCTTGTTTGCCACAAGGCTGCTCATGCACATATCTCCCATAAATCAGGCGGTGGGCGGGTGGTTAAAAGACCGTATACGGGCAGATATCCACCCGCGCCGCCTGTCGGACGGGGCCGAAGTCGTTAATTCTTTTTCTGGCTGGCAGGTTTGCGCTTTGTCGCTTTACCTGTTGCCGCCCTGGTCGTGGTTTTACGCGCCGTCGCTTTACCTGCTGCGCTGGCGGTGGTGGCCTGTTCAGAAACAGGCTCGGCAGTACCGCCAGTTTTGTCGGTGCTGGCCGCGTCGCCTTCACCCGTACCGCCATCCGCAGAAAGCTTCTTAACTTCACGGGCCAGCGTGGCAATCTCTTTTTTCACCCCGGCATTAGGGTTGCGCGTAAGCGCCTCACGGAACAGCGCCAGCGCTTCGGCTTTGGTCGTGATATCAGTTGCACCACGTCGGGAGAGCGCACGGGCCTTGCACAACTTGGCGCGCACCACATCCGGCATATCACTGTCCGCGACAATCTCCGCCACTTCGTCAAGCACGGAGATACTGGACGATAAATCAGCGTCAGCATCAGCGGCCGCGAGCGTTAACAGTGGTTTGCTCATTTCTTCGGTGAGGAATGTTGCTGCCGTGCGGTTGAAGTTATCCGGCAACGTCAGTCCGTGGCGTACCACATAGCGCCCCAGCCTCATCACAAGCGCATAATCACGACAGTCAATCGCCCAGACCATCAGCCTGGTAATGACTTCATCCTGCCGCCCGCTGTCGCCGTCGAGCGTGCCTTCAATCCATCCCTCGTATTCAGGCAGCATGGATTTTTTCATTTCGGCTTTAGTTTCTTCGGACTGCACGCCGCTGAGGCGGGACAAGTCCATACGCAGGCGATGCAGAATTTGCTCATGCGCGGTGCGCTGGATATCGGATTCTTCATCCGCCTGGCCCCGGCGTTCTGCCATGACCTTCTGAAAATGTCGTTGTGCCGGTGTTAACATCGTCACTTCTCCCCGTCATGACGGGGCAATGCCCCGCCGCTTCTGTCACTCGCCTGCCGGTTCGGCCTGGGCGAACTGAATGCCGTCAATGAACGCAACATTGCCGTAGTCTTCAATGACGAAGTCATCGTTTGAAGACTGATACGTTGCGATGCGGTTGTATTCCGGCTCTTCTTTGATCGTCCGACGCAGACCGCCACGCTGGTAGTACACCGACAGGTTTTTGAACGGCGTGATCAGCACGCCTTTCACCGGGAAGTAAGGCGCGATAAAGGTCGGCATGTTGCCTACGCGCTCCTGCGCGACAATCAACTGACCGGCCAGCATTTCGGTATTTGGGTTGGTCTGGCTTAATGCGTTGATGGCCGAGAAATTGCTGCTCGTCAGCAGGTCACCCGCCAGGATCACCACGTTATCCGGGTTACGCTTGTGCCATTCATCCATCAGGCTGTTTTTGGCGTCGTACAACGCAGCGCCAATGTTGCCGTAGGTGCCTTTTGCTACAACCTTGTTATCTTCATCGCGCGAAGTGATCGTCACATTGGAAATGACGCGGTGCGGCGCTTCCTGGCGGATTTTTTCAAGCCAGCCAATACCACAGTCCTGCAATAGCGGGTTAGCGGCACGGTCAGATGGGTCGCTGTACTTAACGCCGTTAAAGCCAATCATGATGCGGTCAAGCGACATCTGGCGGGCCATTGCCTTGCTGATCAGCGGCTGGAACTCCGGCATGTGCGCCCACGCATCAAGCTGTTCATAGCTGATGCCGTAGTCATAGTTGACCTTGCGGCACATGTAGTCGAACGGCTCCATGGAATGATTTGAGCCTGGGTTGCGGCGACTGGTGACGCTGTTGTTTACGCCAGCCATCGGGCCTTTGCTGCCGATCAGGACTTTCTGACCGATCTGCTGGTTGACGCCAAACACGTTAATTTTGCTCAGGAAAGAATCATCCTGCTGTGCGGCCTGCTCAAGTCGCTGCTGACGTGTCGGATCTACGGCAAATTTTGCAGCAACAGCTGCGGTTGATACGCCGTTGAGCTGTGCCTGCCGGGCGATGTACTGATCAAATAGCTGGCGGGTATTGTTATCCATGTTCTCTGCTCTCTTTGTGAATATCAGTAATCAGCCAGTTGCGCGTTAGCGCCACCGCTCGCGGGTTCCCGCTGGCTGAAATTGGCGTCTGTGCTTCCCAGCTTGCTGGTCAGCGCGGCAAGGTCGGAGGTCAGCTTCTGGATTGCCTGGCTGTCCTGCTCACGGGCGCGACTCAGGTCGTTAAAGCTGTCCAGCAGATCGGCATGGGACTGAGCGACGTTCTCCACGGCGTCACGCACCTGGTTGAACTGTTCACCGTCAGATTTACGGCCTTTGCCGATGATCCCCATGACGCGCCCGAACCACTGATTACCTTCATCGCTGCGCTGCTCTGCCAGTTCGATAATTTCTGCCTCAATGGCATCGGTGAACAGCGGGGCTTCACCCTGCTGATTGTTGAATGACATAACCTGCTGACGCTGCTGCGCGGCAAACTTCAGGCGCTCAGTGCCGAGGCTTGCCGGGGAATCGGTCATCGCTAGTCCCATCACATAAGCCTTGCCGTTAAGAGCAAACTGCGGGTGCAGCTCAATGCTGGAGTAAATTTTCTTACCTTCTTCCGTCAGCTTCTTCATACGTTCAGAAGGTTCGATCTCGGCGTAAAGAGCTGTGCGACCGGCGAGCGGGCCTTCGCTGATATCTTCAGCACTCAGTGCTGTCACATCACCCATTGCGCCGAAATCACTACCGGGGAACGGCGAAAGATAGTGCTCCACGTTGACGCGTGCGCCGTACACGTCCGGACTGTAGTTTGCTGCTGCATCACGAAGGTGCTCAGGGCGAATTTCACGCCCGTCAACGGTGGCACCAGAGACGGCAACGCGGAATTTCTTACGGGCTGGTTTAGCTGCGCTAGCCATGTCGATAATCCTGTTGAGTGGTTTCTGTACGGCCATGATGGCAGAGCGTAACTTGCTGTCTCAACGAGGTTTTGTTGTCAGAGGAAGGCCAGACAATAAAGGGGGCGATAGCGGGATCGCGCGCGGGGTAATCTTCACTCCATAAACGGTGGAGGGCAGATGATACAGGACGCTTTTGTACGTCAGAGGGCAAAACAACTTTACTGGCAGGGCTACCCGCCAGCGGAGATCGCACGCCTTATGGGAATCAATCAGAACACAATTTACGCCTGGAAGAAACGCGATGAATGGGATGAAACGCCCCCCGTCCAGCGCGTCAGCCAGTCTATGGATGCCCGCCTCATCCAGCTTACGGACAAGAAAGACAAAACCGGGGGAGACTTCAAGGAAATTGACCTGCTGACCCGGCAACTGAAAAAGCTGTCTGACGGACAACCGGCAGGGGCTGGCGCGGGTATAAAACCGCGCAAGCGCAAGCTGAAAAACCACTTCACCGAAGAACAGATCGTCGCGCTGCGGGAGAAAATACTTGATTCCCTTTCGTGGCATCAACGCGGCTGGTATGAGCAACGTCACCTCCGAAACCGCATGATACTGAAGTCCCGCCAGATTGGTGCAACCTGGTACTTTGCACGCGAGGCGTTGCTGGATGCGCTGCGTGATGATGTGAAATACCCGTACCAGCGCAACCAGATATTTCTGTCTGCATCTCGCCGTCAGGCTCACCAGTTCAGAGGGTTCATTCAGAAGGTGGCGGAAGAAGTGGATATTGAACTGAAGGGCGGCGACAAAATCGTACTCAGTAACGGCGCAGAGCTGCATTTCCTCGGCACATCCGCTGCAACGGCGCAGTCATATACGGGCAACCTGAGGTTTGACGAATTCTTCTGGGTCAGCAACTTCACCAACCTGCGAAAGGTTGCGGGGGCGATGGCGACGCTAAAAGGGCTGACGCGTACTTATTTTTCCACGCCGTCAGGTGAGACCCACGAGGCTTATCCGTTCTGGACGGGTGATCGCTGGAATGAGAAACGCCCGAAGGCACAGCGCAAAGCGTTTGATGTGGGCTGGAAAACGCTGAACAGCGGGCTGTTATGCCCGGATAAAACCTGGCGTCAGATTGTCACGCTAAAAGACGTTATCGAACACGGCTGGGAGTACACCGACCTTGAAGAGATACGGGACGAAAACAGTGAGGATGAATTCCGCAACCTTTACATGTGCGAGTTCGTTCGCGATGGCGAGTCAGCCTTCAACCTTAACGCCCTGATTGGCTGCGGCGCAGATGGCTACGACGAATGGCCGGACTGGAAACCTTTCGCGTCCAGGCCGATGGGTAATCGCCCGGTATGGATAGGTTATGACGCCAACGGCAGCAGCGGCAACGGTGACAGCGGCGCGATTTGCGTTGTGGTGCCGCCACTGGTACCAGGGGGTAAATTCCGCACGGTGGAAACGGAACAGGTGCGCGGCCTTGAGTTTGAAGAGCAGGCGAAAGTTATCGAAAACTTCACCTTCAAATACAACGTGCAGCATATCGGCATCGACGTGACGGGCGGTAACGGTGAGGCCGTTTACCAGATAGTGAAGAAGTTTTTCCCGATGGCGATGCCCTACACCATGTCAATGACGTCAAAGCGCGCCCTGGTGCTGAAAATGCTCCAGTTGATCCGCGCCGGCCGCTGGGAATATGACCGCAGTGAGCGCGCCCTGATCAACGCCTTTAACTCTGTTCGCAAGGTAAAGACGCCAGGCGGATTCATCACCTATGACACTGACCGCTCGCGCGGCGTCAGCCACGGGGATTTAGCCTGGGCGAATATGCTCGCCATTATTAACGAACCGCTGGGCCAGGAGAGTGGCAGCGGCGGGTTTGCTATGGAGTTCTGATGAAGAAGCGCACCTACAAAAACAAACACACTGCCAGCAGTGGCAGGGCCGGACAGCCAGATATCTCTGACGCGCTCAGAAGCGATCCGGCGCTCAGCGCCTTCACGTTTGACGGGCCATATTCGGTAACAGACGGCTATGATCTGCTGGATAGCATGTGCTGCGTCGATAACGGCCGGTACTACGAGACGCCAATAGACTGTAAAGGGTTAACCCGTGCGTTCGCACAATCCCCGCTGCATCAGTCGGCGCTTTACTTCAAACGCAATGTGCTGACCGGATGCTATATTCCTCACCCCTTACTATCACGTCAGGCCTTCTCTGCGTTTGCGCTGGACTGGTTTGTCTTCGGAAATGCCTATCTTGAACGTCGCTCTAATCTCCTGGGCGCTCCGCTCAGACTCCAGCATGTTCCGGCTCTGAACACGCGACGCGGGAGCGACCTTGATACCTACTGGTTTATCCGACAGTGGAAAGATGAATACGAGTTCAAGGCGGGTCAGGTCTGCCACATCATGAACCCGGACATTCATCAGGAAATCTACGGTATGCCGGAATATATGGGTGCGCTGCTGTCCGCCAGCCTGTCACATTCCGCCGATAAGTTCCGCAAACTCTATTACGACAACGGCTCCCATGCCGGATGTATTCTCTATGTCGGTTCGGAGAAGGTGGATCAGGAAAGCATAAAGGTGGTGCAAAAAACGCTATCACAGGCCAGAGGGAAAGGCTCCTTCAAAAACGTGCTGATCCACGCGCCGGGTGGCGGCAAAGACGGCGTGCAACTGTTGCCGTTCAGCCAGATATCGGCAAAGGATGAGTTTCTTAACATCAAATCAGCAACGCGCAACGATTTGCGCGACGCTCACCGCATCCCGCCGCAGCTTATGGGCGCAATGCCGGAAGGCAACGGCTCACTCGGTGATGTTGAGAAGGCCGCGCGCGTCTTCGCCATCAACGAAATGTTACCCGTGATGGAAGCCATGAAGGGCGTCAATGACTGGCTCGGTCAGGAAGTGATCCGCTTTAACCCCTACGCTCTACTCAAAGACGAGTAACCCGATCCACCCGCTGCACATCCTGCGGCGGTTCTCCTTCAGTAATTTTCAATCCCCGCATGACCGGCCACCACCTGATCAGCACTCAGTACGATCTTTAACCCTTCTCACTCAGAGCACATGAGCGCCATTCTGGCAGGCGCTATTTGCAATCGCCCCCCGAACACATCCAGAAGCGAGAAAACGCGCGGAGAAGGCGGAAAAGGCCGAA
The sequence above is drawn from the Serratia symbiotica genome and encodes:
- a CDS encoding lysozyme — translated: MKQLIKKCSIAAIVALGITLSPGALRTTAEGQQKIAGWEDCRNTPYYCTAGVLTVGIGSTGRVERREYSDSETAGRWINDMRHAENCINQNFEGGYMPQSAFEAMADAGLNVGCTGLMWYTDNQKRIQRTTIWKKAQAHEWKAMCNRLTDFVNSGGKRSQGLVNRRTDFKAWCLRDMEAEK
- a CDS encoding tail protein X produces the protein MKVKALQGDTVDLLCWRHYGTTQGVTEKVLSANPGLSQQVFLDAGQEIELPEIAHKAIQEMVQLWG
- a CDS encoding head completion/stabilization protein translates to MSSLVANKRVLPADSDTPDVNDGDATVSAGDFWPVIKLADLRLAARITGGITTSRLMHVTTEAVAHVTAQLLDWRTGQVKAGFNSLEDVPSVLPSGETEKLMINGENMKVYRFHRAVYSIARALVLEGYRDVDTTAKGDKDAAALDLQRDDLWRDARWSIADIRDTPRLYAELC
- the gpM gene encoding phage terminase small subunit, whose amino-acid sequence is MLTPAQRHFQKVMAERRGQADEESDIQRTAHEQILHRLRMDLSRLSGVQSEETKAEMKKSMLPEYEGWIEGTLDGDSGRQDEVITRLMVWAIDCRDYALVMRLGRYVVRHGLTLPDNFNRTAATFLTEEMSKPLLTLAAADADADLSSSISVLDEVAEIVADSDMPDVVRAKLCKARALSRRGATDITTKAEALALFREALTRNPNAGVKKEIATLAREVKKLSADGGTGEGDAASTDKTGGTAEPVSEQATTASAAGKATARKTTTRAATGKATKRKPASQKKN
- a CDS encoding phage major capsid protein, P2 family, which encodes MDNNTRQLFDQYIARQAQLNGVSTAAVAAKFAVDPTRQQRLEQAAQQDDSFLSKINVFGVNQQIGQKVLIGSKGPMAGVNNSVTSRRNPGSNHSMEPFDYMCRKVNYDYGISYEQLDAWAHMPEFQPLISKAMARQMSLDRIMIGFNGVKYSDPSDRAANPLLQDCGIGWLEKIRQEAPHRVISNVTITSRDEDNKVVAKGTYGNIGAALYDAKNSLMDEWHKRNPDNVVILAGDLLTSSNFSAINALSQTNPNTEMLAGQLIVAQERVGNMPTFIAPYFPVKGVLITPFKNLSVYYQRGGLRRTIKEEPEYNRIATYQSSNDDFVIEDYGNVAFIDGIQFAQAEPAGE
- a CDS encoding GPO family capsid scaffolding protein, whose product is MASAAKPARKKFRVAVSGATVDGREIRPEHLRDAAANYSPDVYGARVNVEHYLSPFPGSDFGAMGDVTALSAEDISEGPLAGRTALYAEIEPSERMKKLTEEGKKIYSSIELHPQFALNGKAYVMGLAMTDSPASLGTERLKFAAQQRQQVMSFNNQQGEAPLFTDAIEAEIIELAEQRSDEGNQWFGRVMGIIGKGRKSDGEQFNQVRDAVENVAQSHADLLDSFNDLSRAREQDSQAIQKLTSDLAALTSKLGSTDANFSQREPASGGANAQLADY
- a CDS encoding terminase large subunit domain-containing protein, with amino-acid sequence MIQDAFVRQRAKQLYWQGYPPAEIARLMGINQNTIYAWKKRDEWDETPPVQRVSQSMDARLIQLTDKKDKTGGDFKEIDLLTRQLKKLSDGQPAGAGAGIKPRKRKLKNHFTEEQIVALREKILDSLSWHQRGWYEQRHLRNRMILKSRQIGATWYFAREALLDALRDDVKYPYQRNQIFLSASRRQAHQFRGFIQKVAEEVDIELKGGDKIVLSNGAELHFLGTSAATAQSYTGNLRFDEFFWVSNFTNLRKVAGAMATLKGLTRTYFSTPSGETHEAYPFWTGDRWNEKRPKAQRKAFDVGWKTLNSGLLCPDKTWRQIVTLKDVIEHGWEYTDLEEIRDENSEDEFRNLYMCEFVRDGESAFNLNALIGCGADGYDEWPDWKPFASRPMGNRPVWIGYDANGSSGNGDSGAICVVVPPLVPGGKFRTVETEQVRGLEFEEQAKVIENFTFKYNVQHIGIDVTGGNGEAVYQIVKKFFPMAMPYTMSMTSKRALVLKMLQLIRAGRWEYDRSERALINAFNSVRKVKTPGGFITYDTDRSRGVSHGDLAWANMLAIINEPLGQESGSGGFAMEF